The Sesamum indicum cultivar Zhongzhi No. 13 linkage group LG2, S_indicum_v1.0, whole genome shotgun sequence genome contains a region encoding:
- the LOC105155688 gene encoding DNA repair protein XRCC3 homolog codes for MRPEDLLRHPLPTQTPKLTFGCSLLDRLLGGGIPCHSITEIVAESGTGKTQLSLQLLLAAQLPASRGGLSASSLYLHSEFPFPFRRLHQLSLFYKTDLPHDPLERIFVQPLHSADHLLDLLPRLDFLVPKLNIKLIVIDSVAALFRGEFENTPLELKRRSSMFFKISSKLRFYSHKFGLAVVLTNQVVDVMQSSDNLRIGNSAFLCSSGRRVCAALGLSWANCVNTRLFMWREEGRVGEDCESFERMQTRRFIRVVFAPHLPDSSCEFVIRKEGVLGCIDDNGQRK; via the coding sequence atgagacCAGAAGACCTCCTCCGCCACCCTCTCCCCACCCAAACCCCCAAACTCACTTTCGGCTGCTCCCTCCTCGATCGCCTTCTCGGCGGCGGAATCCCCTGCCACAGTATCACTGAAATAGTCGCCGAGAGCGGCACCGGCAAAACCCAGCTCTCCCTCCAGCTACTTCTCGCAGCCCAGCTCCCCGCCTCTCGTGGCGGCCTCTCCGCCTCCTCGCTTTATCTTCACTCTGAATTTCCATTCCCTTTCCGACGCCTCCACCAGCTCTCCCTCTTTTACAAAACGGACCTCCCCCACGACCCCTTGGAACGCATATTTGTTCAGCCTCTCCACTCCGCCGATCACCTGCTTGACCTTTTGCCTCGCCTGGATTTTCTCGTACCCAAGTTAAATATCAAGCTGATAGTTATTGATTCCGTGGCTGCATTGTTCCGGGGGGAGTTTGAGAATACCCCACTTGAACTAAAGCGGAGATCGAGTATGTTTTTCAAGATATCGTCAAAATTGAGGTTTTATTCCCACAAATTTGGATTAGCGGTTGTGCTGACAAACCAAGTGGTGGATGTGATGCAGTCTTCGGATAATCTGAGGATTGGGAATTCGGCGTTTTTGTGCTCATCTGGGAGGAGAGTTTGTGCAGCATTGGGTTTGTCGTGGGCGAATTGTGTGAACACAAGGCTGTTTATGTGGAGAGAGGAGGGAAGAGTGGGAGAGGACTGTGAAAGTTTTGAAAGAATGCAGACGAGGAGGTTCATTCGAGTTGTTTTTGCACCCCATTTGCCAGATTCTTCTTGTGAGTTTGTAATTAGAAAGGAAGGGGTTTTGGGGTGCATAGATGACAATGgacaaagaaaatga